One Acinetobacter colistiniresistens DNA segment encodes these proteins:
- the feoB gene encoding ferrous iron transporter B, with product MSDALRVALVGNPNCGKTSLFNHLTGTRQKVANYAGVTVERKVGHFQLPSGKAVRVLDLPGTYSLQATSPDEEITRDVCRGKIAEEGQQDAFLCVVDATNLKLHLGLVLEIIELGRPILVVLNMMDEARRRGIQINTQKLSERLGVPVVETVAVRSSGIENLLHALDQGKYAIPQTELSGLAGSSHQKIEAIFKDVVNFVDQEDKRTDFLDKIFLHPVLGLLSLAIMMFIVFQAVFSWAEPFKGAIEDGVVPWLGEWLTETISHPVLQSLLVDGVLAGAGTVIAFLPQILILFFFILVLEESGYLPRAAFLLDKLMFKAGLSGRSFIPLLSSFACAIPGIMATRSISDPRDRFTTIMVAPLMTCSARLPVYALLIGAFIPSETVLGIFNLQGLVLFGLYMAGIVSALCVAFVMKFLQKDKTQHALLMELPSYRFPDMRSVAIGLLERAKIFLRRVGGIIVALTIILWFLCTFPQAPEGATQPAIDYSLAGMLGHLLHPVFAPLGFNWQIVVALIPAMAAREVVVAALGTVYALSGADDDAVAQGLTHLISADGSGWSLATGLSLLVWFIYAPHCLATLATVRRETGSWKHVAVMTVYLFGLAYLMSFFTYQIASRIWG from the coding sequence ATGAGTGATGCGTTACGTGTTGCCCTTGTGGGAAATCCAAACTGTGGTAAGACATCTTTATTTAACCATTTAACTGGTACACGCCAAAAAGTTGCCAACTATGCGGGTGTCACCGTTGAACGCAAAGTCGGGCATTTTCAGCTCCCTTCTGGAAAAGCAGTGCGTGTCCTGGATTTGCCAGGCACCTATAGCCTTCAGGCCACCAGTCCTGATGAAGAAATTACCCGTGATGTTTGTCGAGGTAAAATTGCGGAAGAAGGGCAACAAGATGCTTTTTTGTGTGTGGTGGATGCAACTAACTTAAAACTACATCTTGGTTTGGTGCTGGAAATTATTGAGTTGGGTCGCCCTATCCTTGTGGTTTTGAACATGATGGATGAGGCACGTCGTCGTGGTATCCAGATCAATACGCAAAAGCTTTCTGAGCGTCTTGGCGTACCAGTGGTTGAAACGGTTGCAGTACGCAGTTCAGGTATCGAAAATTTATTGCATGCTCTTGATCAAGGCAAGTATGCGATTCCTCAGACTGAACTCAGTGGTCTGGCAGGCAGTTCACATCAAAAAATTGAAGCGATTTTTAAAGATGTCGTGAACTTTGTTGATCAGGAAGACAAGCGTACCGATTTTCTGGACAAGATTTTTTTACATCCAGTGTTGGGCTTGTTGAGTCTGGCGATCATGATGTTTATCGTTTTCCAAGCGGTGTTTTCATGGGCTGAACCATTTAAGGGTGCAATCGAAGATGGTGTGGTGCCTTGGTTGGGCGAATGGTTGACAGAAACGATTAGCCATCCTGTACTACAAAGTTTATTGGTTGACGGTGTGCTGGCTGGTGCAGGAACCGTGATTGCGTTCTTACCGCAAATTTTAATTTTATTCTTCTTTATTCTGGTTCTGGAAGAATCTGGTTATCTGCCTCGTGCGGCATTTTTACTGGATAAGTTAATGTTTAAAGCAGGGTTAAGTGGTCGTTCTTTTATCCCGTTGTTATCGAGTTTTGCCTGTGCAATTCCAGGGATTATGGCAACCCGTAGTATTAGTGATCCACGTGATCGTTTTACCACGATCATGGTTGCACCTTTGATGACCTGTTCTGCGCGCTTACCTGTTTATGCCCTGTTGATTGGTGCATTTATTCCAAGTGAAACCGTACTGGGTATTTTCAATTTACAAGGTCTTGTACTGTTTGGTTTATACATGGCTGGTATTGTGAGTGCGCTGTGTGTTGCGTTTGTGATGAAGTTTTTGCAAAAAGACAAAACACAGCATGCGTTGCTGATGGAGTTACCAAGTTACCGTTTCCCTGATATGAGAAGTGTTGCAATCGGTCTATTAGAGCGCGCAAAAATTTTCTTACGCCGCGTTGGTGGCATTATTGTGGCCTTGACGATCATTTTGTGGTTCCTGTGTACCTTCCCGCAAGCACCGGAAGGGGCGACACAGCCTGCGATTGATTATAGTCTGGCGGGGATGCTTGGGCATTTATTGCATCCAGTTTTTGCCCCCTTAGGTTTTAACTGGCAAATTGTAGTGGCATTGATTCCAGCCATGGCGGCACGTGAAGTTGTAGTTGCTGCTTTGGGCACAGTCTATGCCTTATCAGGAGCAGATGATGATGCTGTTGCGCAAGGTTTGACGCATCTGATCAGTGCGGATGGCTCGGGTTGGTCCTTAGCAACAGGCTTGTCATTATTGGTTTGGTTTATCTATGCGCCACATTGTTTAGCTACTTTAGCAACGGTACGCCGTGAAACAGGTTCATGGAAGCATGTGGCAGTCATGACGGTATATCTGTTTGGTTTGGCTTATTTAATGTCGTTCTTCACCTACCAAATTGCATCACGCATTTGGGGCTAA
- a CDS encoding FeoA family protein, whose translation MRLSALKVKQTAMITKVNRVVDETEQPDLVAVRLESLGFVPGTQVQVVTKGVFGGDPILIQLGFTRFALRKAEADKIEIQLEGAPA comes from the coding sequence GTGCGATTGTCAGCATTAAAAGTCAAGCAAACAGCGATGATTACCAAAGTCAATCGCGTGGTCGATGAGACAGAACAGCCAGATTTAGTTGCAGTTCGTTTAGAAAGTTTAGGCTTTGTGCCGGGTACGCAAGTACAGGTGGTTACCAAGGGGGTCTTTGGTGGAGATCCAATTCTAATCCAGCTCGGTTTTACGCGTTTTGCGTTACGAAAAGCGGAAGCGGATAAAATTGAAATTCAACTTGAAGGAGCACCTGCATGA
- the xerD gene encoding site-specific tyrosine recombinase XerD, translating to MLNKKPRIPAAIHIPEHLSFLQGFRDYLVAQTVSPHTRNAYLSDLIQCSELHPTAALPQWSSDDIADVLIALTKAGKSPRSIARCLSALRQFYKFLREQKLRDDNPVANHHSPKIGRALPKDLSEQDVEALINAPDINTALGLRDRAMFEVLYACGLRVSELLNLRLELINLKQGFVRITGKGNKERLVPLGQFACDWIEKYLVESRPHLYKSNTDYLFLTQHGGIMSRQNFWYAIKRYALQANIQAELSPHTLRHAFATHLLNHGADLRIVQMLLGHSDLSTTQIYTHVAQHRMQALHGKYHPRG from the coding sequence ATGTTAAATAAAAAGCCACGTATTCCTGCTGCAATCCATATCCCGGAACATTTGAGTTTTTTACAGGGTTTTCGGGATTATCTGGTGGCTCAAACAGTGAGCCCACATACCCGTAATGCCTATTTGTCCGATCTGATCCAATGTAGTGAATTACATCCAACAGCAGCATTACCGCAATGGTCCAGTGACGACATCGCCGATGTGCTGATTGCACTCACCAAAGCGGGTAAAAGCCCACGCTCAATTGCACGTTGCCTATCTGCGTTAAGACAGTTTTATAAGTTTTTAAGAGAACAAAAGCTACGCGACGATAATCCGGTTGCCAACCACCATTCTCCTAAAATTGGACGTGCTTTGCCCAAGGATTTATCTGAACAAGATGTAGAAGCATTGATCAATGCACCTGACATCAACACAGCTTTAGGCTTACGTGACCGGGCCATGTTTGAAGTTCTGTATGCCTGTGGTTTACGCGTTTCCGAATTACTCAATTTACGTTTGGAACTGATCAATTTAAAACAGGGCTTTGTACGAATCACGGGAAAAGGTAATAAAGAGCGCCTCGTACCATTGGGACAATTTGCCTGTGACTGGATTGAAAAATATTTAGTTGAATCACGTCCACATCTGTATAAAAGTAACACTGATTACCTGTTTTTAACCCAGCATGGCGGCATCATGAGTCGACAAAATTTCTGGTATGCAATTAAACGTTACGCCTTACAGGCCAATATCCAAGCAGAGCTCTCCCCGCATACCCTACGTCATGCCTTTGCCACCCACTTGCTTAATCACGGTGCGGATCTGCGCATAGTACAAATGTTACTTGGACACAGTGATCTTTCCACCACACAAATCTATACCCATGTCGCACAACATCGCATGCAGGCGTTACATGGCAAATACCACCCACGGGGATAA
- a CDS encoding DsbC family protein: MLFTRSQLVIACTLASTLLVSACSKENSAQKQDALTASAPATGEASTLNERNAQQRLVSTLEKHFKTANINAKILAVKKTEVPNLYWISLEGMGSVYATADGQYIIQGDVVRLGDKQLHNVSDALQATENKKHLAALKTEDLIVYPAQGGKAKHVIYVFTDSSCPYCHKLHEHLAEINAKGIEVRYIAWPRGEQFMPTMQAIWCSQDRKAAFDQAAKGLPVSAAECKNPVRDQYQLGLNMGVNGTPAIYNVEGEYLGGYMTPEEIVQRLNK; this comes from the coding sequence ATGTTGTTTACTCGGTCTCAGCTTGTAATTGCTTGTACATTAGCATCAACATTATTAGTCAGTGCTTGCTCAAAAGAAAACTCAGCACAAAAACAAGATGCACTCACAGCAAGTGCACCTGCGACAGGTGAAGCTTCAACCTTAAATGAGCGCAATGCACAGCAGCGTTTAGTCTCTACCTTAGAAAAACATTTCAAAACCGCCAATATCAATGCCAAGATTCTTGCGGTGAAGAAAACTGAAGTTCCAAACTTATACTGGATCAGCCTCGAAGGCATGGGTTCCGTTTATGCAACTGCTGACGGCCAATACATTATCCAAGGGGATGTGGTTCGTTTAGGCGACAAACAACTGCATAATGTCAGTGATGCCTTACAAGCAACCGAAAATAAAAAACATTTAGCGGCGCTGAAAACCGAAGATCTGATTGTTTACCCTGCACAGGGCGGTAAAGCCAAGCATGTGATCTATGTATTTACTGATTCGAGCTGCCCTTATTGCCATAAACTGCATGAACATTTAGCAGAAATTAATGCCAAAGGCATTGAAGTCCGTTACATCGCATGGCCACGTGGTGAACAATTCATGCCAACCATGCAAGCCATCTGGTGTAGCCAAGACCGTAAGGCTGCCTTTGACCAAGCAGCCAAAGGCTTACCCGTTTCGGCGGCAGAATGTAAAAACCCAGTACGTGACCAATATCAATTGGGCTTAAACATGGGGGTCAATGGCACACCTGCAATCTATAACGTCGAAGGCGAGTATTTAGGTGGCTATATGACCCCTGAAGAAATCGTACAACGCTTAAACAAATAA
- a CDS encoding homoserine dehydrogenase yields the protein MKPVRLAILGLGTVGGGALKLLQENAAEIKRRTGREIQITHVGTRRPRPDLQLEGIKQSDDLMDIVRQADVDVVVEVMGGIHPAYEVIMEAIKHGKQVVTANKALLAEHGNELFKAAEDNAVQIAYEAAVAGGIPIIKVIREGLAANHIEWLAGIINGTGNFILTEMREKGRAFEDVLKEAQELGYAEADPTFDVEGIDAAHKLTILASCAFGIPLQFNKVYTEGISKITAQDVKYAEELGFRIKHLGIARRAEHGIELRVHPTLIPAEELIANVNGVKNAVLVQANAVGPTLYYGAGAGAGPTASAVVADVIDIVRDISYTEDGAGTIPQLAFEALTNVPILSREEMTTGYYIRLNAEDQTGVLADVTTILSRAGISIDAIMQQSRLKDLIPIVILTDPIVESKMDEALAQIQALPAIRGEIVRIRLESLDS from the coding sequence GTGAAACCAGTTCGTCTGGCGATACTCGGTCTTGGTACTGTAGGTGGTGGAGCCCTTAAATTACTACAAGAAAATGCTGCGGAAATTAAACGCCGTACCGGTCGAGAAATTCAAATTACACACGTAGGCACACGCCGTCCACGTCCAGATTTACAACTCGAAGGAATCAAACAAAGTGATGACTTGATGGACATCGTACGTCAAGCTGATGTTGATGTTGTGGTTGAAGTCATGGGAGGGATTCATCCTGCCTATGAAGTCATCATGGAAGCCATTAAACATGGCAAACAAGTTGTCACCGCAAACAAAGCCTTACTTGCTGAACATGGCAATGAATTATTTAAAGCGGCTGAAGACAATGCCGTGCAAATCGCTTATGAAGCAGCGGTTGCAGGCGGGATTCCAATTATTAAAGTGATTCGTGAAGGTCTTGCAGCAAACCATATTGAATGGCTTGCAGGCATCATTAATGGCACAGGCAACTTCATTCTGACTGAAATGCGCGAAAAGGGTCGTGCTTTTGAAGATGTATTAAAAGAAGCGCAAGAACTGGGCTATGCCGAAGCAGATCCAACCTTTGATGTAGAAGGGATTGATGCTGCGCACAAACTTACCATTCTGGCGTCATGTGCTTTTGGTATTCCATTACAGTTTAATAAGGTCTATACCGAAGGCATCAGCAAAATCACCGCTCAAGATGTTAAATATGCAGAAGAGCTTGGTTTCCGCATTAAGCATTTAGGTATTGCACGTCGTGCCGAACACGGTATTGAATTACGTGTTCACCCAACGCTGATCCCTGCGGAAGAGCTCATCGCCAACGTCAATGGCGTGAAAAATGCGGTATTGGTTCAAGCCAATGCGGTCGGCCCAACCTTATATTATGGTGCAGGCGCAGGTGCAGGCCCAACTGCCTCAGCTGTAGTTGCCGATGTCATTGATATCGTGCGTGATATTTCTTATACCGAAGATGGTGCAGGTACTATTCCTCAGCTTGCCTTTGAAGCACTGACCAATGTGCCAATCTTAAGCCGCGAAGAAATGACCACAGGTTATTATATTCGTCTCAATGCTGAAGATCAGACCGGTGTCTTGGCAGATGTCACAACCATTCTCAGCCGTGCTGGTATTAGTATTGATGCCATCATGCAGCAATCACGCTTGAAAGACTTGATTCCAATCGTAATTTTGACAGATCCGATTGTTGAATCAAAAATGGATGAAGCTCTTGCGCAAATTCAAGCATTACCTGCAATTCGTGGCGAAATCGTAAGAATTCGTTTAGAATCGCTCGATAGTTAA
- the thrC gene encoding threonine synthase produces MSNANRYTGLVDRYRDRLPVSATTRAISLGEGNTPLIKLENIPRIIGKNVEIYVKYEGLNPTGSFKDRGMTMAVTKAVEEGSKAIICASTGNTSAAAAAYAARAGIKAFVLIPEGKIAMGKMAQAMMYGAITMQIRGNFDDGMRLVKEVADQAPVTIVNSINPYRLQGQKTIAYEIVEALGRAPDYHCLPVGNAGNITAHWMGYTEAVANQPADQFEQVIYDAATDQFTGPKPEGLPTMVGYQASGAAPFLRGAPVENPETVATAIRIGNPQSWNHAKAVVRDSKGWFDELTDAEILEAQRLLSMYEGVFVEPASAASIGGAIRDLKAGKIAEGSVIVCTVTGNGLKDPDTAIKQCADAVMLSIDATMDQVKDSILSNM; encoded by the coding sequence ATGTCGAATGCCAATCGTTATACTGGTCTTGTAGATCGTTACCGTGACCGTTTACCCGTGTCTGCAACTACACGTGCAATTTCTTTAGGTGAAGGTAATACTCCACTAATTAAACTCGAGAACATTCCACGTATTATTGGCAAAAACGTCGAAATCTATGTGAAATACGAAGGTCTGAACCCGACTGGTTCATTTAAAGACCGTGGTATGACCATGGCGGTGACCAAAGCAGTTGAAGAAGGCTCTAAAGCAATTATCTGTGCCTCTACAGGTAATACTTCGGCAGCGGCAGCGGCTTATGCAGCACGTGCAGGCATTAAAGCATTCGTCCTGATCCCAGAAGGCAAAATTGCCATGGGTAAAATGGCGCAAGCAATGATGTATGGTGCGATTACCATGCAAATCCGCGGTAACTTTGATGATGGTATGCGTTTGGTCAAAGAAGTTGCAGATCAGGCACCAGTAACGATTGTAAACTCAATCAACCCTTACCGTTTGCAAGGTCAAAAAACCATTGCTTATGAAATCGTAGAAGCGCTTGGCCGTGCGCCTGATTATCACTGCTTACCAGTGGGTAATGCGGGGAACATCACTGCACACTGGATGGGTTATACCGAAGCGGTTGCCAACCAGCCAGCAGATCAGTTTGAACAAGTGATTTATGATGCTGCGACAGATCAATTCACAGGTCCTAAACCAGAAGGTTTACCGACTATGGTGGGTTATCAAGCCTCTGGTGCTGCGCCATTCTTACGTGGTGCACCAGTGGAGAACCCTGAAACAGTTGCAACAGCGATTCGTATTGGTAATCCACAAAGCTGGAACCATGCCAAAGCTGTGGTACGTGATTCTAAAGGTTGGTTTGATGAACTGACTGATGCTGAAATTTTAGAAGCACAACGCCTCCTCTCAATGTACGAGGGTGTGTTTGTTGAACCTGCTTCTGCTGCGTCAATTGGTGGCGCAATCCGTGATCTTAAAGCAGGCAAAATTGCTGAAGGTTCGGTGATCGTATGTACCGTAACAGGTAATGGCTTAAAAGACCCAGATACTGCAATCAAGCAATGTGCTGATGCGGTGATGCTGTCAATTGATGCCACCATGGATCAAGTGAAAGATTCAATTCTTTCAAATATGTAA
- the pbpG gene encoding D-alanyl-D-alanine endopeptidase PBP7/8, whose product MKNSKKSIMHVLSMSILLAWSSTSFAELVVNNNPASSRVSGSASMNWSASDASQLMEDDDPLEISPQGSTSVTTTLRNGSSSTITSSTAPQSSTQIRDTFGYSSQPSVNARAALVMDAQTGEVLYSKNSNMSVPIASITKLMTAVVTADARLNMSEEITLESIDFAGAGGKNSSSTLRAGDTMNRAEALLFALMKSENPAAAALARTYPGGRPAFVAAMNAKARQLGMTSTRYAESTGLDPHNVSSARDLGILVSTASQYGLIRQFSTTPTYDFNLGYRVLKSNNTNALVRNGGWNINLSKTGYINEAGRCVVMHTTVNSRPAVVVLLGAPSSQARNSDATNLLTWLSSLPKRV is encoded by the coding sequence GTGAAAAATTCTAAAAAATCTATCATGCATGTTTTAAGCATGTCTATCTTGTTGGCCTGGAGCTCAACAAGTTTTGCTGAACTGGTTGTGAATAACAATCCAGCTTCTTCGCGTGTGAGCGGTTCAGCTTCGATGAATTGGTCTGCAAGTGATGCTAGTCAGTTGATGGAAGATGATGATCCGCTAGAAATTAGTCCGCAAGGTTCAACGTCTGTTACCACAACTTTGCGTAATGGTAGTTCGTCAACCATCACCTCTTCAACGGCGCCACAGTCGTCGACACAAATTCGCGATACTTTCGGGTATAGCAGCCAACCTTCAGTCAATGCACGTGCTGCCTTGGTGATGGATGCACAGACCGGCGAGGTGCTGTACAGTAAAAACAGCAACATGTCGGTTCCAATTGCGTCGATTACTAAATTGATGACTGCTGTGGTGACTGCTGATGCGCGCTTAAACATGTCAGAAGAAATCACGCTGGAATCGATTGATTTCGCTGGTGCAGGTGGCAAGAATTCAAGTTCGACCTTACGCGCGGGCGATACCATGAATCGTGCAGAAGCACTTTTATTTGCTTTGATGAAGTCTGAAAATCCTGCGGCGGCCGCTTTAGCGCGGACTTACCCAGGTGGACGTCCGGCCTTTGTTGCAGCAATGAATGCCAAAGCGCGGCAATTGGGCATGACGTCTACACGTTATGCTGAATCTACAGGTTTAGATCCGCACAATGTTTCATCTGCACGTGATTTAGGGATTCTGGTCAGTACTGCTTCGCAATATGGTTTGATTCGCCAATTTTCAACCACGCCAACCTATGATTTCAATTTAGGTTATCGTGTACTGAAATCAAATAATACCAATGCATTGGTTCGTAATGGTGGCTGGAACATTAACCTGTCAAAAACAGGCTATATCAATGAAGCGGGACGTTGTGTTGTCATGCACACCACGGTGAATTCACGTCCAGCTGTTGTTGTCTTATTGGGTGCACCAAGCTCACAAGCTCGTAATAGTGATGCAACCAACCTATTGACATGGTTAAGCAGTTTGCCAAAACGCGTTTAA
- the gacA gene encoding response regulator transcription factor GacA, giving the protein MITVLVVDDHELVRTGICRMLEDHPDVEVIGQAESGEEAIALVRQKHPQVVLLDVNMPGIGGVETTRRLLQSVPETKVIAVSGLAEEPYPSLLLKAGAKSYITKGAPITEMVRAINKVMQGGKYFSADIAEQLASSYLSDTQQSPFDALSEREMQVAMMVVNCISAQEIADKLFVSVKTVNTYRYRIFEKLAIDSDVKLTHLAIRYGLIKP; this is encoded by the coding sequence TTGATCACTGTTCTCGTTGTTGATGATCATGAACTCGTGCGCACAGGGATTTGTCGTATGTTGGAAGACCACCCCGATGTAGAGGTGATTGGACAAGCAGAATCGGGGGAAGAAGCGATTGCTTTGGTGCGTCAGAAACACCCTCAAGTGGTACTCTTGGATGTTAATATGCCAGGTATTGGCGGTGTTGAAACGACCCGTCGCTTGTTGCAAAGTGTACCTGAAACTAAAGTGATTGCAGTCAGTGGTCTTGCGGAAGAACCCTACCCGTCTTTGCTCTTGAAAGCCGGTGCAAAAAGCTATATCACCAAAGGGGCACCTATTACAGAAATGGTGCGCGCCATTAATAAAGTGATGCAGGGCGGAAAATACTTCAGTGCAGATATTGCTGAACAGCTCGCCAGCTCTTATCTTTCAGATACCCAGCAATCTCCATTTGATGCCTTGTCAGAACGTGAAATGCAAGTGGCGATGATGGTCGTCAATTGTATCAGTGCACAAGAAATTGCAGACAAACTATTTGTCAGCGTGAAAACCGTAAATACTTATCGCTATCGTATTTTTGAAAAATTGGCAATTGACAGTGACGTCAAGCTAACTCATCTTGCGATTCGTTATGGCCTCATTAAACCTTAA
- a CDS encoding sensor histidine kinase, whose translation MLGKIATSVSQTIYRLGVWYSGYRLIIAVSLLLIYLLTAEQLSGNYVYPFLYFYTLICYIAFNIFQLALLQLVPIQTSKQLIFIFLIDVIGLSLITFASGGPNLQLSLLYVIIIFSSAILLNAHLSLIITLFAVIMVVYQRFLGDFFDANNLTHLSNSIFLAFLFFVVHAIGRIAVQRFKILETLTFNQSIEIHQLQNINRYILEQIEDGYLVLDESNHIVLTNPAANTLLGIHLPTSLEKTPLIKLQPDLFELIQFSNLEDGEEFSFESQQSPYIINVRVKHLLVPEQALVLLVLKDAQKLTQQVQQLKLAALGQLSASIAHEIRNPLAAIVQANSLLKDSDTHQLNMLSHMISKQAKRIDNIVQDTLAMARNKPTEPQVIELSPFLESLLNEDLADAKHRIQLKQTEQLSILFDEKQLRQVLINLIRNALRHNSTDAPYIEVEVQLKDGRSCIDVIDFGTGVSKRDISQLFKPFFSTEIKGTGLGLYLSHTFCEANHAKLTYIERQQGACFRIECSKIH comes from the coding sequence ATGTTAGGGAAAATAGCAACATCGGTCTCTCAGACCATCTATCGGTTAGGCGTTTGGTATAGTGGCTATCGGCTTATTATTGCCGTTAGCCTGCTTTTAATTTATTTACTGACTGCCGAGCAACTTTCGGGTAATTATGTTTACCCCTTTTTATATTTCTATACTTTAATTTGCTATATCGCATTCAATATCTTTCAGCTCGCTTTACTACAGCTTGTTCCGATACAGACCTCGAAGCAACTGATTTTTATTTTTCTAATCGACGTAATTGGTCTCAGTTTAATTACGTTTGCTTCGGGTGGCCCTAATCTGCAACTGAGCCTACTTTATGTCATTATTATTTTTTCTTCTGCGATTTTACTCAATGCACATCTTTCACTGATCATTACTTTATTTGCAGTCATCATGGTAGTTTACCAACGCTTTTTAGGTGACTTCTTTGATGCCAATAATTTAACGCATCTCAGCAATAGTATTTTTCTAGCCTTTTTGTTTTTCGTTGTGCATGCCATTGGCCGCATTGCCGTACAACGCTTTAAAATCTTAGAAACCCTGACATTCAATCAGTCAATCGAGATTCATCAACTACAGAATATTAACCGCTATATTCTTGAACAGATTGAAGACGGCTATTTGGTTCTTGATGAAAGCAATCATATCGTTTTAACCAATCCTGCAGCCAATACCCTGTTAGGGATTCATCTGCCGACCTCTTTGGAAAAGACACCACTGATCAAATTACAGCCTGACTTGTTTGAATTGATCCAATTCAGCAATCTGGAAGATGGTGAAGAGTTCAGTTTTGAGTCACAACAGAGCCCCTATATCATCAATGTTCGGGTCAAACACCTGCTTGTACCAGAACAAGCCCTGGTATTATTAGTTTTAAAAGATGCACAAAAACTGACACAACAAGTTCAACAGCTCAAACTGGCCGCCTTGGGTCAACTTTCTGCCAGTATTGCCCATGAAATTCGCAATCCATTGGCGGCTATTGTACAGGCCAATAGTTTATTAAAAGACAGCGACACCCACCAACTGAACATGCTGTCTCACATGATCAGCAAGCAAGCCAAACGCATTGATAATATTGTGCAAGATACACTCGCCATGGCACGCAATAAGCCAACAGAGCCTCAAGTCATTGAGCTCAGCCCTTTCTTGGAAAGTTTGCTGAATGAAGATCTTGCCGATGCCAAACATCGTATTCAACTAAAACAGACGGAACAACTCAGCATTCTCTTTGATGAAAAACAATTACGCCAAGTGCTGATTAATTTAATTCGAAATGCATTACGACATAATTCGACCGATGCTCCTTATATTGAAGTTGAAGTCCAGCTAAAAGATGGGCGAAGCTGTATCGATGTCATCGATTTTGGGACGGGTGTCTCAAAACGAGATATTTCTCAGCTATTCAAACCATTTTTTAGTACCGAAATTAAAGGAACTGGTTTAGGATTGTACCTGTCTCATACTTTTTGTGAGGCAAATCATGCAAAGCTCACCTATATAGAGCGACAACAAGGAGCATGCTTCAGGATTGAATGCTCAAAAATTCATTGA